In the genome of Candidatus Thiopontia autotrophica, one region contains:
- the bluB gene encoding 5,6-dimethylbenzimidazole synthase: MEKHAFSDDERAAVYKAIFNRRDVRGEFLADPVPDDVLGRVLNAAHHAPSVGFMQPWDFMVIRSMDVRKRVHELFNKAHAEATDMFPEEKQDTYRNLKLEGILESPLNLVITCDRSRTGPVVIGRTHMEWMDLYSSVCAVQNFWLAARSEGLGVGWVSIMDPDALTETLELPESVVPVAYLCVGYVSQFHEKPELEKAGWLPRMPLDEVIHFDQWGEREKDTEFLDVIRQL; encoded by the coding sequence ATGGAAAAACATGCTTTTTCAGATGATGAACGTGCAGCTGTATACAAGGCAATTTTTAATCGCCGCGATGTCAGAGGTGAATTTTTGGCAGATCCGGTGCCGGATGATGTTCTTGGACGGGTGCTCAATGCGGCGCACCATGCCCCCTCGGTTGGCTTTATGCAACCGTGGGATTTTATGGTGATTCGTTCCATGGATGTGCGCAAAAGAGTTCATGAACTATTCAACAAGGCGCATGCCGAGGCGACAGATATGTTTCCTGAGGAGAAGCAGGATACCTACCGTAACCTCAAGCTGGAGGGGATTCTGGAGTCACCGCTGAATCTGGTAATAACCTGTGACCGTTCCCGTACCGGGCCTGTAGTAATAGGCCGTACCCATATGGAGTGGATGGATCTCTATAGCAGTGTCTGTGCAGTGCAAAATTTCTGGCTGGCAGCACGCAGTGAGGGGTTGGGTGTGGGCTGGGTCAGCATTATGGATCCGGATGCATTGACAGAGACTCTGGAGCTACCGGAATCTGTGGTGCCGGTGGCATACCTCTGTGTTGGTTATGTATCACAATTTCATGAAAAGCCTGAACTGGAGAAGGCAGGATGGCTACCCAGAATGCCGCTGGATGAGGTGATCCATTTTGACCAGTGGGGAGAGAGGGAGAAAGATACCGAATTTCTTGATGTTATACGGCAACTGTAA
- a CDS encoding tetratricopeptide repeat protein codes for MSTDNQPSTYIVDVNESNFEDEVVKKSFTVPVMVDFWAPWCNPCKTLMPIVTKLAEEFGGKFILAKVNVDDNQPLAGKYNARSVPTVKIFRNGEVVDEFMGAQPEGNVRKVLGNHIESESDKLRAKAGELVKQGNVDEAVTLLQQANQEDPDNPGVRMDLIGALFAKGDYESVEQAVAALPVNEREAPEIKELENRLLFVKAAADAPLADELMTLIEKDPNDSASRYRLAARMVVDGETESALGELLNLMMRDREYGDDGARKGMLAILESIQDPAVAGTWRRKMASVIL; via the coding sequence ATGAGTACAGACAACCAGCCTTCAACATATATTGTTGATGTAAATGAGAGCAACTTTGAGGATGAGGTAGTTAAAAAATCCTTTACTGTTCCGGTGATGGTCGATTTCTGGGCCCCCTGGTGCAATCCGTGTAAAACCTTAATGCCGATAGTCACCAAGCTGGCCGAGGAGTTTGGTGGAAAATTCATTTTGGCAAAGGTCAATGTGGATGATAATCAGCCACTAGCTGGAAAATATAATGCACGCAGTGTTCCGACAGTAAAAATATTCCGTAATGGAGAGGTGGTTGATGAGTTTATGGGAGCACAGCCAGAGGGAAATGTACGCAAGGTTCTGGGCAACCATATTGAAAGTGAATCCGACAAATTAAGAGCCAAGGCTGGTGAGCTGGTCAAGCAAGGCAATGTTGACGAAGCAGTCACGCTTCTGCAACAGGCTAATCAGGAGGATCCCGATAACCCCGGGGTACGGATGGACCTGATTGGTGCACTATTTGCCAAGGGTGATTATGAGAGTGTTGAGCAGGCTGTTGCCGCCCTCCCTGTCAATGAGAGAGAGGCACCGGAGATCAAGGAGCTTGAGAACAGACTTCTGTTTGTAAAAGCAGCTGCAGATGCCCCGTTAGCAGATGAGCTGATGACACTTATTGAGAAAGATCCAAACGATAGCGCATCACGCTACCGTCTTGCTGCCAGAATGGTGGTTGACGGCGAGACGGAGAGTGCGCTTGGTGAGCTCTTAAACCTGATGATGAGAGACCGTGAATATGGTGATGATGGCGCACGCAAAGGGATGCTGGCAATACTGGAATCAATCCAGGATCCGGCAGTAGCAGGGACATGGCGGCGCAAGATGGCGAGTGTCATCCTGTAA
- a CDS encoding YkgJ family cysteine cluster protein codes for MTKITTENKCSFCSGTKCCSYFTQQVDTPRSKDDFQTLLWQIAHRDIEIYQDEDGWFLIINNRCQFIGNGGSCTIYDQRPTVCREYDNDWCEYDEPAEKHFRRYFTSYDELLAYCRKRFKRWDK; via the coding sequence ATGACAAAAATCACCACAGAAAACAAATGTAGCTTCTGCAGTGGAACCAAATGTTGCAGTTACTTTACTCAACAGGTTGATACTCCACGCAGCAAAGATGACTTTCAGACCCTGCTCTGGCAGATTGCCCATCGGGATATAGAGATTTATCAGGATGAAGATGGCTGGTTTCTGATAATAAATAACCGTTGTCAATTCATCGGCAACGGTGGCAGTTGCACCATTTATGACCAACGCCCAACTGTCTGCAGGGAGTACGATAACGATTGGTGCGAATATGATGAACCGGCTGAGAAACATTTCAGACGTTACTTCACCAGTTATGACGAGCTTCTGGCATACTGCCGCAAACGATTCAAGCGGTGGGACAAGTAG
- the sbcB gene encoding exodeoxyribonuclease I → MSPQTFYWHDYETFGADTRSDRPVQFAGIRTDYDLNIVGDPLMVYSRPSADFLPQPEACMVTGITPQEALEKGLLEVDFIREIMDELATPGTCGVGYNSLRFDDEVTRNTLYRNLYDPYEREYKNGNSRWDLIDLLRLTRALRPDGIEWPLYDDGKPSMRLEHLTIANGIDHGMAHDALADVHATIAMARLVKERQPRLYEYVLSHRDKASAGRLLNLNSMSSSPTPILHASSMFPSEHGNLAVVLPIARHPTNSNGVIVYNLREDPTPLLTLSIDEIHQRLFTRSTDLPEGVKRIPLKTIHLNRCPVLAPLNTLNEETQERLGIDLQQQLEHIAPLQNDPYLAEKVAAAHQLHHFPEESDPDRMIYSGFFGDIDKQLMRKIHSLSPQELASQKLQFEDPRLGEMLFRYRARNWPDSLTEQEQQRWRRICQHRIMDSDGGGTIHYEEYMRQLSTLTETHASNPEKLRVLEQLSDYGQTLVSGF, encoded by the coding sequence ATGTCTCCACAAACTTTCTACTGGCACGACTACGAGACTTTCGGCGCTGATACACGCAGTGATCGCCCTGTTCAATTTGCAGGCATTCGTACCGACTATGATCTGAATATAGTTGGTGACCCCTTGATGGTATACAGCAGGCCATCCGCAGACTTTCTTCCCCAACCAGAGGCCTGCATGGTGACTGGGATCACCCCACAGGAGGCGCTTGAAAAAGGGCTGCTCGAGGTAGACTTCATTAGAGAGATAATGGATGAGCTAGCAACACCGGGAACATGTGGTGTAGGTTACAACTCACTGCGCTTTGATGATGAGGTGACCCGCAACACCCTCTATCGAAACCTCTACGATCCATATGAGCGCGAGTATAAAAACGGTAACTCACGCTGGGATCTTATTGATCTGCTCCGCCTCACCAGGGCACTCCGTCCAGACGGTATTGAGTGGCCACTCTATGATGACGGCAAACCAAGCATGAGACTGGAGCATTTGACCATTGCCAATGGCATTGACCACGGCATGGCACATGATGCACTGGCAGATGTCCATGCCACCATTGCCATGGCCAGACTGGTGAAAGAGAGACAGCCACGACTCTACGAATATGTACTTTCTCATAGAGACAAGGCAAGTGCTGGAAGACTCCTCAACCTTAACAGCATGAGTAGTAGCCCCACACCAATCCTCCATGCCTCCTCAATGTTCCCTTCCGAGCATGGCAATCTTGCCGTAGTGCTTCCAATAGCACGCCACCCAACCAATAGTAACGGGGTAATTGTCTATAACCTAAGAGAGGATCCCACTCCCCTGCTCACGCTATCCATTGATGAGATTCACCAACGTCTATTTACCCGTAGTACCGATCTTCCAGAGGGGGTCAAGAGAATCCCGCTAAAAACCATCCACCTAAACAGGTGCCCGGTACTGGCCCCACTCAATACACTAAATGAAGAGACGCAAGAGCGACTCGGAATAGACCTGCAACAGCAACTGGAACATATAGCCCCCCTACAGAACGACCCATATCTTGCAGAGAAGGTTGCTGCGGCTCATCAACTTCATCACTTTCCGGAAGAGAGTGACCCTGACCGTATGATCTACAGTGGATTCTTTGGTGATATCGACAAGCAGCTTATGCGCAAGATCCACTCCCTCTCTCCGCAAGAACTAGCTAGCCAGAAACTACAGTTTGAGGATCCGCGCCTTGGGGAGATGCTATTCCGCTATCGTGCCCGCAACTGGCCAGATTCACTTACCGAACAGGAGCAACAACGGTGGCGGCGCATCTGCCAACACAGAATTATGGATAGTGATGGAGGAGGAACAATCCATTACGAGGAGTACATGCGACAGCTATCCACGCTGACAGAGACCCACGCCAGTAACCCGGAGAAGCTCAGGGTGCTGGAACAGCTGTCAGATTATGGGCAGACGCTGGTGTCAGGTTTTTAA
- a CDS encoding TauD/TfdA family dioxygenase gives MSDSNPFDLNDDSAYQAWRERKLREAPQEVGDLIVEINDPRTITNSEHDAILDRVRRFNMAVYVSNIGDMEGTHIPRAVGMRFGCNNINRNRGAEDDGVTAITIQADEIHSPYIPYSNKEIHWHTDGYYNRLDLQNYALLLHFVRPAMEGGENAVMDHEMAYLLMRDENPDYVCALMREDAMIIPNHVVDGCELRPERAGPVFLETAAGNLHMRYTMRKRNIIWNSDPLVQEAVAWLENLLKSDCDQIFRATMQSGWGFVSNNVLHDRTGFTDDPDPAKKRLMYRARYYDRVHNT, from the coding sequence ATGAGTGACAGCAACCCCTTTGACCTTAATGATGATTCTGCCTACCAGGCCTGGCGTGAGCGCAAGCTGAGAGAGGCCCCTCAAGAGGTGGGTGACCTGATTGTCGAGATCAACGATCCGAGAACAATTACAAACTCCGAACATGATGCAATCCTTGATCGTGTGCGTCGATTCAATATGGCGGTCTATGTCAGCAATATTGGGGATATGGAGGGGACCCACATTCCACGTGCCGTCGGGATGCGCTTTGGCTGTAACAATATCAATCGTAATCGTGGTGCAGAGGATGATGGGGTAACTGCAATTACGATACAGGCTGATGAGATCCACTCACCCTATATTCCATACTCCAACAAGGAGATCCACTGGCATACCGATGGATACTATAATCGATTGGATCTGCAGAACTATGCACTGCTGCTCCACTTTGTACGTCCCGCTATGGAGGGTGGGGAGAATGCGGTGATGGATCACGAGATGGCCTATCTGCTGATGCGTGATGAGAATCCGGATTATGTCTGTGCCCTGATGCGTGAGGATGCAATGATCATCCCCAACCATGTGGTGGATGGGTGTGAGCTGCGCCCGGAACGTGCCGGCCCGGTGTTTCTGGAGACGGCAGCAGGAAATCTGCATATGCGTTATACCATGCGCAAGCGCAACATCATCTGGAACAGCGATCCACTGGTACAAGAGGCGGTTGCATGGCTGGAGAATCTGCTAAAGAGTGATTGTGATCAGATATTCCGCGCAACCATGCAGTCAGGATGGGGCTTTGTCTCCAATAATGTTCTGCATGATCGAACCGGCTTTACCGATGATCCTGATCCGGCGAAGAAGCGTCTGATGTATCGGGCACGTTATTATGATCGTGTTCACAACACCTAG